The Planococcus donghaensis genome contains a region encoding:
- the cydS gene encoding cytochrome bd oxidase small subunit CydS translates to MQDFMIFYAPFLVLIGAIVFGFWFSLKDGPVTKDRE, encoded by the coding sequence ATGCAAGATTTCATGATATTTTACGCACCTTTTCTGGTGTTAATAGGAGCTATCGTTTTTGGATTTTGGTTTTCACTAAAAGACGGTCCCGTTACAAAAGACCGGGAGTAA
- a CDS encoding amidase family protein, with protein MHDKKLENYRATRLDEMTISEMQQEMNSGNLTSEELVLMYKETISVRNKDTNAILEINPDALQIAQALDYERQQSGPRSMLHGIPILLKDNIDTADKMHTSAGSLALENHYALRDAKIVEKLRQAGAVILGKTNMTEWANFMSENMTNGYSSRGGQVKNPYGEFDVGGSSSGSAAAIASNLAAAAIGTETSGSIINPAAQNSLVGIKPTVGLTSRTGIIPISHTQDVPGPIARTVADAVVLLEGIIGVDSEDAITTLAKPFENYDWNQHLKEEGLKGVKLGVARSLFKEITAEQAELFEKALTTLRDCGAEIIDDIDLGVHQEDLGFAVLLHEFKVDLNAYLQESNPNQPMRSLADVIAFNRINPKDTLKFGQNLLEQANELSGTLTEREYVEALERNRFLAAERGMKKTLEEIGVDALVLPQEYGCNIGAAAGFPSITVPYGFGPITGKPFGITFSGQAFTEPTLIEYAYAFEQKVKGRRKP; from the coding sequence ATGCATGATAAAAAATTGGAGAACTATCGCGCGACACGATTAGATGAAATGACCATTTCCGAAATGCAGCAAGAAATGAACAGTGGCAACCTCACTTCTGAAGAATTGGTTTTGATGTACAAAGAAACAATTTCGGTGCGAAACAAAGACACCAACGCCATTCTTGAAATAAACCCAGATGCGTTACAAATTGCACAAGCGCTCGATTATGAACGCCAACAATCAGGGCCACGCTCAATGCTTCACGGTATACCAATCTTACTTAAAGACAATATAGATACTGCGGACAAAATGCACACGAGTGCAGGTTCATTAGCACTTGAAAATCATTATGCATTACGTGATGCTAAAATCGTAGAAAAGTTACGTCAAGCAGGTGCAGTTATTCTTGGTAAAACCAACATGACTGAGTGGGCAAATTTCATGTCGGAGAACATGACCAATGGCTATAGCTCACGTGGTGGACAAGTGAAAAATCCATACGGTGAATTTGATGTTGGAGGATCTAGTTCAGGTTCTGCCGCAGCAATCGCCTCAAATTTAGCTGCCGCAGCTATTGGCACAGAAACTTCTGGCTCTATTATTAATCCTGCTGCTCAAAATAGCTTAGTAGGCATCAAACCTACAGTAGGTTTAACAAGCAGAACCGGTATTATTCCCATATCTCATACACAAGACGTTCCAGGACCTATAGCGCGGACAGTCGCAGATGCCGTAGTACTCTTAGAAGGAATTATTGGCGTAGATTCAGAAGATGCGATTACAACATTAGCCAAGCCATTCGAAAATTATGACTGGAACCAACACTTGAAAGAGGAAGGGTTGAAAGGGGTAAAACTGGGTGTAGCAAGAAGCTTGTTTAAAGAAATTACAGCTGAACAAGCTGAACTATTTGAAAAAGCATTAACGACATTGCGTGATTGTGGAGCAGAAATTATTGACGACATTGACTTAGGTGTTCATCAAGAAGACTTAGGATTTGCAGTGCTGTTACATGAGTTTAAAGTTGATCTTAATGCTTACTTGCAAGAATCCAACCCCAATCAGCCAATGCGTTCATTAGCAGATGTTATAGCTTTTAATCGTATAAATCCGAAAGATACGTTAAAATTCGGTCAAAATTTGCTTGAACAAGCCAATGAATTGTCAGGTACGTTAACGGAGCGAGAATACGTAGAAGCTCTCGAGCGTAATCGTTTTCTAGCCGCGGAGCGGGGGATGAAGAAAACGTTGGAAGAGATCGGCGTTGACGCACTCGTGTTGCCACAAGAATATGGCTGCAATATCGGTGCAGCGGCTGGATTCCCTTCAATTACGGTGCCGTATGGTTTTGGTCCAATTACAGGCAAACCTTTCGGTATCACATTTTCAGGTCAAGCATTCACAGAACCTACACTAATTGAATATGCTTATGCATTTGAACAAAAAGTAAAAGGACGCCGTAAACCATAA
- a CDS encoding DEAD/DEAH box helicase produces the protein MTFIKELSPIWQEKWEKAGFEAAMPIQDQMIPEMLAGNDIVAESPTGSGKTLAYVLPILERVNPEKPAIQAMIVAPSQELSMQIVNVLREWTEGTAVTVTQLIGGANMQRQLEKLKKKPTIVVGTPGRLNELVKTKKLKMHEIRMLVLDEGDQLMAREHRNIMKDLIEKTQHDRQLVLVSATITEEIELVAERLMQHPTRLKVTAEDLPMFGKVTHSFIKVDERDKTELLRSISHIPGMKALAFVNNLDQLLMKENKLKFRDAKIVTLHSEMKKDERKKALDAFRKGEVAVLIATEVAARGLDIDSVTHVVHVDVPQTIEQYLHRSGRTGRAGADGEVLTLLAYADERHYKKFTKELPSKPVQKVIHGGKLIEGSSKTIATKGNKR, from the coding sequence ATGACTTTTATAAAAGAACTAAGTCCAATATGGCAAGAAAAATGGGAAAAGGCTGGATTTGAAGCGGCAATGCCGATTCAAGATCAGATGATTCCAGAGATGTTAGCTGGCAATGATATCGTAGCAGAATCTCCAACTGGTTCAGGCAAGACGTTGGCATATGTTTTGCCGATTCTTGAACGCGTCAACCCTGAAAAACCAGCAATCCAAGCGATGATTGTGGCCCCATCACAAGAGTTGTCGATGCAAATCGTCAATGTTTTACGTGAATGGACAGAAGGCACAGCTGTAACTGTGACACAATTGATTGGCGGAGCAAACATGCAACGTCAATTAGAAAAGCTAAAGAAAAAGCCAACAATTGTCGTGGGTACACCGGGACGTTTGAATGAATTGGTCAAAACGAAGAAACTCAAAATGCACGAAATTCGCATGTTGGTATTGGATGAAGGCGACCAGTTAATGGCGCGTGAGCATCGGAACATCATGAAAGATTTGATCGAAAAAACGCAACACGATCGTCAATTGGTTCTTGTATCTGCGACAATTACAGAAGAAATTGAACTCGTTGCAGAACGTTTAATGCAACATCCGACACGTCTTAAAGTTACGGCAGAAGATTTGCCGATGTTTGGGAAAGTGACGCACTCGTTTATCAAAGTAGATGAGCGTGATAAAACAGAATTGTTGCGTAGCATTTCGCATATTCCAGGCATGAAAGCTTTGGCGTTTGTTAACAACTTAGATCAATTGCTAATGAAAGAAAATAAGTTAAAATTCCGTGATGCTAAAATCGTCACATTGCATTCTGAAATGAAAAAAGATGAACGCAAAAAAGCATTAGATGCTTTTCGAAAAGGAGAAGTAGCTGTATTAATCGCGACAGAAGTAGCAGCACGTGGATTAGATATTGACTCAGTTACGCATGTTGTCCATGTAGACGTCCCGCAAACAATTGAGCAATACTTGCATCGTTCAGGAAGAACAGGAAGAGCAGGAGCAGACGGGGAAGTATTGACTTTGTTGGCATACGCGGATGAACGTCACTATAAAAAATTTACAAAAGAATTACCCTCGAAACCTGTTCAAAAAGTAATTCATGGTGGAAAGTTAATTGAAGGTTCAAGTAAAACCATTGCCACAAAGGGGAATAAACGATGA
- a CDS encoding Fur-regulated basic protein FbpA, which translates to MNMEQIPESKFTDKRETIIQGLVDQNVFKINGRQLYETSLYELMKTYTETNQAG; encoded by the coding sequence ATGAACATGGAACAAATACCCGAGTCAAAATTCACTGATAAACGTGAAACTATCATCCAAGGGTTGGTCGACCAAAATGTATTTAAGATCAATGGCAGACAATTATATGAAACTTCACTTTATGAATTAATGAAAACTTATACAGAAACAAACCAAGCCGGCTAA
- a CDS encoding cytochrome ubiquinol oxidase subunit I, translated as MEFQDPAFLSRILTLLTLSFHILYATIGVGVPLMIMIAQWVGIKKQDEHYILMARRWARGFVITVAVGVVTGTAIGLQLSLLWPNFMQLAGNVIALPLFMEVFAFFFEAIFLGIYLYTWDRFEDQRKHFLFLIPVALGAAASSVFITIVNAFMNQPQGFEILNGEMVNISPLLAMFSPAVPTKVAHVMSTAFMTSAFVLASIAAVRLLRGSTHIYHKKALFLTMKLGLVFAIATALIGDFSGKYLAEYQPEKLAAAEWHFETEEEAGLILFGILDGEEAKYAIKIPYALSILAHSNPFTEVIGLNEFPEDERPPLWIHYLFDTMVMIGMWLAFFSFVYVVAVWRKWTFIRAKWFQWLLIAGGPLALIAIEAGWWFTEVGRQPWVLRGYMTVDQAATTSGQVDLMIILFAGLYLILGIGTAVVLTRMYKRNPVEKELAERENGKGGDKK; from the coding sequence GTGGAATTTCAAGATCCAGCTTTTCTGAGTCGTATTCTAACGCTTTTAACTTTATCGTTCCATATCCTTTACGCAACGATAGGCGTAGGGGTCCCGCTGATGATCATGATTGCTCAATGGGTAGGGATTAAGAAACAAGATGAACATTATATTTTGATGGCCCGTCGCTGGGCAAGAGGATTTGTTATTACGGTCGCAGTAGGAGTTGTAACCGGAACCGCGATTGGTTTGCAGTTATCGCTGTTATGGCCGAATTTCATGCAATTGGCAGGGAACGTTATTGCATTGCCGTTGTTTATGGAAGTTTTTGCATTTTTCTTTGAAGCAATTTTTCTGGGTATTTATCTATACACATGGGACCGTTTTGAAGATCAGCGCAAGCATTTCTTATTCCTTATTCCGGTCGCACTTGGTGCAGCAGCATCATCGGTATTTATCACCATCGTCAATGCTTTTATGAACCAACCACAAGGGTTTGAAATACTAAATGGTGAAATGGTTAATATCAGTCCTTTACTGGCGATGTTTAGTCCAGCTGTCCCTACAAAAGTAGCGCATGTAATGTCCACGGCGTTTATGACTAGTGCTTTTGTGTTGGCGTCTATTGCAGCAGTTCGACTATTGCGAGGCTCAACCCATATTTATCATAAAAAAGCATTGTTCTTAACGATGAAATTAGGACTTGTATTCGCTATTGCAACTGCCTTAATTGGTGACTTTTCTGGTAAGTATTTGGCTGAATATCAGCCGGAAAAGTTGGCAGCTGCAGAATGGCATTTTGAAACAGAAGAAGAGGCAGGTTTAATTCTTTTTGGGATTCTAGATGGTGAAGAAGCTAAATACGCAATCAAGATTCCTTATGCGTTAAGTATTCTTGCCCACAGCAATCCATTTACAGAAGTGATAGGGCTTAATGAATTTCCAGAAGACGAAAGGCCACCGCTGTGGATTCATTACCTGTTCGATACGATGGTGATGATTGGCATGTGGTTAGCGTTCTTCTCTTTTGTGTATGTTGTAGCTGTATGGCGCAAGTGGACGTTTATTCGCGCAAAATGGTTCCAGTGGCTACTTATTGCCGGAGGACCCTTAGCGCTTATCGCTATAGAAGCAGGATGGTGGTTTACAGAAGTCGGACGCCAGCCTTGGGTGTTAAGAGGATACATGACAGTTGATCAAGCAGCGACCACAAGTGGTCAAGTAGATTTAATGATTATCTTGTTTGCAGGTTTGTATCTAATTTTAGGGATTGGTACTGCTGTTGTTTTGACGAGAATGTATAAACGTAATCCAGTGGAAAAAGAATTAGCAGAACGAGAAAATGGCAAAGGCGGTGACAAGAAATGA
- the rlmD gene encoding 23S rRNA (uracil(1939)-C(5))-methyltransferase RlmD codes for MKPVNKNDRISVHVEDLTHDGAGVAKVDGYPLFVPGALPGEDVVVHVLKTLKSYGFAKLIEIQQASPFRVTAPCPVFDTCGGCQIQHLSYEGQMTFKQKLVRDAITRIGKLPDVPVHPVKGMEDPWRYRNKSQIPFGMQDGKVVAGFYQPRSHDIADTNTCLIQTPEADAIMVALKKNLIDMGIEPYEEATHRGMLRHVVVRKARATGEIMVVLVTKKKKFPQAQRAIELIQATVPEVTSIVQNINSEKTNVIFGDETLTLWGKDVIEDRIGDVRFEISARSFYQINPVQTEVLYGQALAYAQLTGEETVIDAYCGIGTISLFLAQRAKFVMGVEIVPQAIEDAKRNAELNGLTNTLFEAGPAEQVIPRWYKEGKKADVLVVDPPRKGCDEQLLHTILKQRPTRVVYVSCNPATLARDLRILEDGGYRTKEVQPVDMFPQSTHCEAVAWLELV; via the coding sequence TTGAAACCAGTAAATAAAAATGACCGAATTTCGGTTCATGTAGAAGATTTGACGCACGACGGAGCGGGTGTCGCAAAAGTTGACGGCTATCCATTATTTGTACCAGGCGCATTGCCTGGAGAAGATGTTGTGGTTCATGTGTTAAAAACGTTAAAATCATATGGCTTTGCAAAGCTTATTGAAATACAACAAGCTTCACCTTTTCGTGTTACAGCTCCTTGTCCTGTATTTGATACATGTGGAGGCTGTCAGATTCAACACTTGTCTTACGAAGGGCAAATGACTTTTAAACAGAAATTGGTACGCGATGCGATTACCCGTATTGGTAAATTACCAGACGTACCGGTGCATCCGGTGAAAGGAATGGAAGATCCATGGCGTTACCGCAATAAATCGCAAATTCCTTTTGGCATGCAAGACGGCAAAGTGGTTGCTGGATTTTACCAGCCACGTTCGCATGATATTGCAGACACCAATACGTGTTTAATCCAAACCCCTGAAGCAGACGCGATTATGGTCGCGTTGAAAAAGAATTTGATCGACATGGGCATTGAACCTTATGAAGAAGCGACACATCGTGGCATGCTGCGTCATGTGGTGGTTCGTAAGGCAAGAGCAACCGGAGAAATTATGGTCGTGTTAGTGACGAAGAAAAAGAAATTCCCACAAGCGCAACGTGCGATTGAGTTGATCCAGGCTACTGTTCCAGAAGTGACATCGATTGTCCAAAACATAAATTCTGAAAAGACTAATGTTATTTTCGGTGATGAAACATTAACGCTATGGGGCAAAGATGTGATTGAAGATCGAATTGGGGATGTTCGTTTCGAAATTTCAGCACGGTCGTTTTATCAGATTAACCCTGTACAAACAGAAGTGCTTTATGGCCAAGCGCTAGCATATGCTCAATTAACAGGTGAAGAAACTGTCATCGATGCGTATTGTGGCATTGGAACCATTTCGTTATTCCTTGCGCAACGAGCGAAATTTGTTATGGGTGTTGAAATTGTGCCGCAAGCAATTGAAGATGCTAAACGCAACGCTGAGTTAAATGGCTTAACAAATACATTGTTTGAAGCAGGACCTGCTGAACAAGTGATTCCGCGTTGGTATAAAGAAGGAAAGAAAGCAGATGTATTAGTTGTCGATCCACCACGTAAAGGGTGTGATGAGCAGTTGTTGCACACCATATTAAAACAACGCCCAACACGCGTTGTGTATGTATCCTGCAACCCAGCAACACTCGCACGGGATTTGCGTATACTTGAAGATGGTGGCTATCGTACGAAAGAAGTACAACCTGTTGATATGTTCCCGCAGTCTACACATTGTGAAGCTGTGGCATGGTTAGAATTAGTTTAA
- a CDS encoding aminopeptidase: MNFQEKLEQYAELTVYVGLNVQKGQFVVINTTTDTLEFTRLVVKKAYEAGAKRVQVNYEDPVLTRTHFELAPEDAFKEFPQWSVVQRDEVINTGGCFLWIDAEDPDLLTGIPTKRLADWQKTAGKALERYRQAVGTDKVAWSIMAIPSPKWAQKVFPELPADQQMESLWQAIFKTVRIGEGNAVEAWKNHIAFLEKRATQLNDKRFVKLQYSAPGTNLTIELPDKHIWMSGASKTPQGTPFIANMPTEEVYTVPLKNGVDGTVRNTKPLVYQGNVIDNFTLTFKKGKIVDAQAEIGQELLNEMISADEGAAYLGEVALVPHHSPISDSNILFYNTLFDENASNHLAIGDSYPTCYEGARELERNQLAALGLNTSLVHEDFMIGSDSMDIDGIMADGSKEPIFRNGNWAF, from the coding sequence ATGAATTTTCAGGAGAAACTTGAACAATACGCTGAGTTAACAGTCTATGTAGGGTTAAATGTTCAAAAAGGACAGTTTGTTGTTATAAACACTACAACAGACACACTTGAGTTTACACGCCTTGTTGTCAAAAAAGCATACGAAGCTGGTGCAAAACGTGTACAAGTTAATTACGAAGATCCTGTATTGACGCGCACGCATTTTGAATTAGCACCAGAAGATGCCTTTAAAGAATTTCCCCAATGGTCTGTTGTTCAACGCGATGAAGTAATTAATACGGGTGGCTGTTTCTTATGGATTGACGCCGAAGACCCAGATTTACTAACTGGAATACCGACAAAACGTTTAGCAGATTGGCAAAAAACGGCTGGCAAAGCATTAGAACGTTATCGTCAAGCAGTCGGTACGGATAAAGTAGCTTGGTCGATTATGGCGATTCCATCACCAAAATGGGCGCAGAAAGTGTTTCCTGAATTGCCTGCTGATCAACAAATGGAATCATTATGGCAAGCGATTTTTAAAACAGTAAGAATCGGTGAAGGCAATGCAGTGGAAGCGTGGAAAAATCATATTGCTTTCTTAGAAAAGCGTGCTACCCAATTAAACGATAAGCGCTTTGTAAAATTACAGTATAGCGCTCCCGGCACAAATTTGACGATTGAACTTCCGGACAAGCATATTTGGATGTCTGGTGCGTCAAAAACACCTCAAGGAACTCCATTTATCGCCAATATGCCAACAGAAGAAGTGTACACAGTTCCATTGAAAAATGGTGTAGATGGGACTGTTCGTAATACAAAGCCTTTAGTGTATCAAGGCAATGTGATTGATAACTTTACACTGACTTTCAAAAAAGGGAAAATTGTTGATGCTCAGGCGGAAATAGGACAAGAACTGCTTAATGAGATGATTAGCGCAGATGAAGGAGCGGCTTATTTAGGTGAAGTAGCCCTAGTACCTCATCATTCTCCGATTTCGGATTCGAATATTTTATTTTATAATACCTTGTTTGATGAAAATGCATCAAATCATTTAGCGATTGGTGATTCTTACCCAACATGCTACGAAGGTGCACGTGAGTTAGAGCGCAATCAGTTAGCAGCACTAGGTTTGAATACGTCACTTGTTCATGAAGACTTTATGATTGGCAGTGACAGTATGGATATAGATGGTATTATGGCGGACGGTTCAAAAGAGCCTATTTTCCGTAATGGAAACTGGGCATTTTAA
- a CDS encoding SRPBCC family protein: MKVSTQIDINSTKEKVWSVITDIENSANVISGIIHIEILQPAEGDLVGLKWKETRKMLGKEAQEIMWITHSEKYHYYQTRAESHGAIYVSRLNITEKSNNTVTLEMSFEGHSVSLTAKILSGIFSIFMKKSMKKALEVDLQDIKSYCEAK, from the coding sequence ATGAAAGTTTCGACTCAAATAGACATTAACAGCACAAAAGAAAAAGTTTGGAGCGTTATTACTGATATTGAAAACTCAGCTAATGTTATCAGTGGAATTATTCACATTGAAATTCTGCAACCAGCTGAAGGTGACCTTGTTGGATTAAAGTGGAAAGAAACTCGCAAAATGCTTGGGAAAGAAGCTCAAGAAATCATGTGGATTACGCATAGTGAAAAGTATCATTATTATCAAACACGAGCTGAAAGTCACGGTGCCATTTATGTGTCTCGATTAAATATCACTGAAAAAAGTAACAACACCGTGACTCTTGAAATGTCTTTTGAAGGACACTCTGTAAGTTTAACAGCTAAAATCTTGAGTGGGATCTTCAGTATTTTTATGAAAAAATCAATGAAAAAAGCACTCGAAGTAGACCTTCAAGATATAAAAAGTTATTGCGAAGCGAAGTAA
- a CDS encoding cytochrome d ubiquinol oxidase subunit II, whose protein sequence is MTLEIIGISVLWLFLFLYVIVASIDFGAGFFNAYSSFVGKQHILTGIIQRYLSPVWEVTNVFFVFFFVGVIGFFPQTAFYYGTTLLVPASIALILLAIRGSYYAFATYGAKIDHRGYIFMYGLSGLLLPAALSPVLAMSEGGFIKLNDGQPYLDYWALFTSPLMWSIVVLSLTAVLYISAVFLTWYSAKAGDVKATDLMRKYALVWAAPAMITATGIIYELRGHNPEHYVRILDLWWVFAVSFLLFVGTVYLIWKKRHYGWAFILLVGQFFTAFFAYGASHYPYLLYPYLTIYDSFTNEAMAIALIIAFIAGLFLLLPSLYLLFRLFLFDKDYVEGKSDYHA, encoded by the coding sequence ATGACTTTAGAAATTATCGGAATTTCTGTATTGTGGTTGTTTCTCTTTCTGTATGTCATAGTAGCGTCAATTGATTTTGGCGCTGGTTTCTTTAATGCCTATAGTTCTTTTGTTGGAAAGCAACATATTTTAACAGGTATAATCCAGCGATATTTGTCGCCGGTCTGGGAAGTAACCAATGTATTTTTTGTGTTCTTTTTTGTTGGGGTCATCGGATTTTTTCCGCAAACCGCTTTTTACTACGGGACAACTTTGTTAGTGCCGGCGAGTATCGCGTTAATTTTGTTGGCGATTCGTGGTTCTTATTACGCGTTTGCAACTTACGGAGCTAAAATTGATCACCGAGGCTATATTTTCATGTATGGCTTGTCTGGCTTATTGCTACCGGCTGCATTATCACCTGTACTAGCCATGTCAGAAGGCGGCTTTATTAAACTCAATGACGGACAGCCTTACTTGGATTATTGGGCATTATTTACGAGTCCCTTGATGTGGAGTATCGTCGTCTTGAGTTTAACGGCAGTGCTTTATATTTCAGCGGTGTTCTTAACCTGGTATTCTGCAAAAGCTGGCGATGTTAAAGCTACCGATTTAATGCGTAAATACGCGCTTGTTTGGGCAGCGCCGGCAATGATTACGGCAACTGGAATTATATACGAATTGCGTGGTCATAACCCGGAACATTATGTGCGTATTCTTGATTTGTGGTGGGTGTTCGCGGTCTCGTTCTTACTGTTTGTCGGAACGGTTTACCTCATTTGGAAAAAGCGTCATTACGGTTGGGCTTTCATTTTGTTGGTCGGGCAATTCTTTACGGCCTTCTTCGCATATGGAGCTTCACATTATCCATACTTGCTGTATCCGTATTTGACAATTTACGATAGCTTTACAAATGAAGCTATGGCAATCGCATTAATTATTGCTTTTATTGCAGGGCTATTCTTGTTATTGCCATCACTCTATTTATTGTTCCGTCTGTTCTTGTTCGATAAAGATTATGTCGAAGGTAAATCGGATTACCACGCATAA
- a CDS encoding MDR family MFS transporter, translating to MTEQKKPPYGIIAILFTGAFVAIFNQTLLNIALPEIMLDLNIEASTAQWLVTGYMLVNGILIPASAFFIQRYSNRSIFIVAMSLFALGTLLAAIAPVFSVLLVGRMIQASGAALMMPLLMNVMLAAFSVEKRGSAMGVFGLVMVVAPAIGPTLSGFIVEHYSWRVLFWIVLPVALIPLLLGIFKLKNLTFQDRNISLDKASLVLSSLGFGGVLYGFSSAGTLGWDSTTVLVSILIGVLSLLVFGLRQLKLDEPLLEIRIYKYPMFALSSAISIALSMSMFSAMILMPIYIQTIKGISPINSGLLMLPGALIMGFMSPITGRLFDRFGAKVLAIPGLAIVVITTYMFSQLSLETSYVSIMLIYTLRMFGISLVMMPVMTNGLNTLPIKAYPHGTAINNTLQQVAGAVGSAFLITIMNTRTSATAQNLVANGIAPETIKNLAMLDGINFSFFVSTFIALVSLVLAFFIKKPVRPVTETEKEIVYSRREVTE from the coding sequence ATGACAGAACAAAAAAAACCACCATATGGCATTATAGCCATTTTGTTTACAGGAGCATTTGTAGCAATTTTTAATCAGACGTTGTTGAATATTGCCCTCCCAGAAATAATGCTCGATTTAAACATCGAAGCCTCAACGGCGCAATGGCTTGTGACCGGCTATATGTTGGTCAACGGAATTTTAATACCAGCGAGTGCTTTTTTTATACAACGATATTCTAACCGATCGATTTTCATCGTGGCGATGTCTTTATTTGCGTTAGGGACTTTATTGGCGGCAATTGCGCCTGTCTTCAGCGTCTTGCTAGTCGGCAGAATGATTCAAGCATCAGGTGCTGCATTAATGATGCCATTGTTGATGAACGTCATGTTAGCTGCATTTTCTGTTGAAAAACGTGGATCTGCAATGGGTGTGTTTGGTTTAGTCATGGTCGTGGCCCCTGCGATTGGACCTACACTTTCCGGTTTTATCGTAGAGCATTATTCATGGCGGGTACTTTTCTGGATCGTTTTACCGGTTGCGTTGATTCCCCTTTTGTTAGGTATTTTCAAATTGAAAAACTTAACATTCCAAGACAGAAACATCTCGCTTGATAAAGCTTCGCTTGTCCTTTCGAGTTTAGGATTCGGTGGTGTGTTATATGGGTTTAGTTCGGCCGGTACATTAGGCTGGGATAGCACAACTGTACTTGTATCAATTTTAATCGGTGTCTTATCACTCCTTGTATTTGGTCTTCGCCAATTAAAATTGGATGAACCATTACTAGAAATTCGAATCTATAAATACCCAATGTTCGCCTTGTCCTCTGCAATTTCAATTGCTTTATCCATGTCGATGTTCTCGGCAATGATTTTAATGCCAATTTATATTCAGACGATTAAAGGGATTTCGCCGATAAACTCTGGACTCTTAATGTTACCCGGAGCATTGATTATGGGTTTTATGTCTCCAATCACAGGGCGATTATTTGATCGGTTCGGCGCAAAAGTACTAGCGATTCCGGGACTGGCTATAGTAGTTATCACGACATATATGTTTAGCCAGTTAAGTCTAGAAACGAGTTATGTAAGTATTATGCTGATTTATACATTGCGGATGTTTGGAATCTCACTGGTTATGATGCCCGTTATGACAAATGGCTTAAACACGTTGCCGATTAAAGCTTATCCTCACGGCACAGCGATTAATAACACGTTACAGCAAGTAGCTGGGGCTGTAGGGTCTGCATTTTTAATAACAATCATGAACACGCGAACATCAGCTACAGCACAAAACTTAGTGGCAAACGGAATAGCACCTGAAACTATTAAAAATTTAGCGATGCTTGATGGCATCAATTTTTCATTTTTTGTTTCAACATTTATTGCGCTAGTTTCTTTAGTTCTTGCGTTCTTTATTAAAAAACCAGTTAGGCCAGTAACAGAAACAGAAAAAGAAATTGTTTATAGCAGAAGAGAAGTAACAGAATAA
- a CDS encoding TetR/AcrR family transcriptional regulator, giving the protein MNPKKQKILTAAYELFINTGYNPTSIQDILDEAGVSKGTFYNYFSSKSECLMAIMDSIGSEIRQQRLVAAVGLPPNDPEVLAQQLHIRIKLNLEKNLFALYESIFYSQDPELKAFSVKQYTLEMEWLSSRIIDVFGKEAIPYALENAAFVHGYVHQLIHLWRLSSTDDLPAENLAAFVIRRLQATITLQIAAKDNFLGELKLPSSTLGDPIGLKELSTRFEAYTEKLKHYPSTQQLVLFLSTEIVAENPRKPLIESVLTTLANDKMIESELSLLVEQLWKHVATMK; this is encoded by the coding sequence ATGAATCCTAAAAAACAAAAAATATTAACTGCAGCTTATGAACTTTTCATCAATACAGGCTACAACCCTACTTCTATTCAAGACATACTTGATGAGGCTGGAGTCTCTAAAGGAACTTTTTACAATTACTTCAGCTCTAAATCCGAATGCTTGATGGCGATTATGGACTCGATCGGGAGTGAAATTCGTCAACAACGTTTAGTGGCTGCTGTTGGATTGCCTCCAAATGATCCGGAAGTTTTAGCCCAACAATTGCATATCCGTATTAAACTTAACCTCGAAAAAAATCTCTTCGCTTTATACGAAAGTATTTTCTATTCACAAGATCCCGAGCTTAAAGCTTTTTCTGTGAAACAATATACCTTGGAAATGGAATGGCTCTCTTCACGAATTATTGATGTTTTCGGCAAAGAAGCCATTCCCTACGCTTTAGAAAATGCAGCTTTTGTTCACGGTTATGTTCATCAACTGATTCACTTATGGCGCCTTTCTTCTACAGACGATTTACCCGCTGAAAACTTAGCTGCGTTTGTTATTCGTCGGCTGCAAGCAACCATTACCCTTCAAATCGCAGCAAAAGATAATTTTCTTGGAGAGTTAAAATTGCCGTCTTCCACATTGGGTGACCCCATCGGCCTTAAAGAACTTTCTACCAGATTTGAAGCTTATACCGAAAAGCTAAAACATTACCCAAGTACACAACAATTGGTTTTGTTTTTATCAACTGAAATTGTCGCAGAAAATCCGAGAAAACCGTTGATTGAAAGTGTCTTAACTACATTAGCAAATGACAAAATGATTGAATCTGAACTTTCCCTATTGGTTGAACAATTGTGGAAACACGTCGCAACTATGAAATAA